The Sporichthyaceae bacterium region GGGCGATGAACGAGCGCAACGTCACATCCGGTCAGACGTGGACCCGGCGCTGCCGGTTTCGTCCCCTCGGACGGTTGCGCATCATCCGTTCGGCCGATGTCGGCTGAACGATTCCCGGGAGTTGAAAGAGAACTCTCGATGTGTCAGCCGGCGAACAGTGCGCAATGCCCGACCGGTGGTGTGCTCCTGCTGCGCGGTGATCGGCAGGGATCGCCACTCACGGGAGGTCTGGAAGATGAACAAGCGAACTGGTTTTGCGGCGGCGGCGGCAATGGCGCTCGCGGCGGTCACCCTGGTGCCCGCGGCGGCCGGGGCCTCGGCCAGTGGTGTCGGCGGCATGGTCGTGTGCAACCACGGCGGTTACGGCTTCGACGTGTTCGCCGACGGACCGGACTCGTTCACCGACGACCTGGCCGGCAGCTTCAACGAGTGCGCGGACTGGGCGCCCGCGCACGCCGGTCAATACGAGGTTGGTTTCTCATTCCCGTACGCCGCACCGCCGGGAACCATTTTCAACATTCGCATCAAGCGTGCCGGCCACACCACGTACCGCAATTTCAACAGTGAGGGGACGTTCAACACGAATGTGGGTCGTGGGCAGATCACCCGCATTGATTTCTACATCCACTGAACAGCCAAAAGACGAAGCGGCGGCCCCCACCCGGGGGCCGCCGCTTCGGCGTGGGTCTCCTGATCAGCGCTCGTCGTCCGCGGCGGACGCCGGGCTCGCGATCAGTCGGTCGGTCTCGTCGTGGAACTCGGTCGCCACCTCGCGCAGCTTCAGCTCGTACTGCCGCCCGTGGTGGGCACAGAACAGCAGGTCGCCGCGGGAGAGCACCACTCGCACGTAAGCCTGGGCGCCACACCGGTCGCACCGGTCATCGGCCGTCAGCGATGTGCTGGTGGCAAGCATCGTGGTCACAATCGCCTCATCTCGTCTTTCGGCGGTACGAGGGGTTCAACAACGCCGCGGGAGTGATTCGTTCCCGTTCTCCGACGTTACCCTCTCGACCTGCCTGCAACCGGTTCTCCTGACACCACACAGCGGCAACTTTTGACGTTGCGTGCCTGGTACGGGTAGCCCTTGCACCTTCCGGGGTGAGTTTTCGGCTTCCGTGTCCGTGGTGAAGGCTTTGACTTGTGTCGGGAATCACCGGTTCCGTCCCGCGCTCGGAAAGGTCCGAACGGCTGGTCTGCATGGGCCGAACGGCGGACGCCGGCCGCCGGCGCGCCGCGCGGACCGCTGTCAGCGGCGGTGGGTAGCGTTTCCGCCGTGACCACCCTCGCACCAGCCCGCACCTCGTCCACGACCGGGAACGACACGGTGGAGACCTCCGGATCGGCCTATACCGCCCGCCATCTGCTCGTCCTGGAGGGCCTGGAGGCCGTTCGCAAACGCCCCGGCATGTACGTCGGGTCCACCGACAGCCGTGGTCTCATGCACTGCGTGTGGGAGATCATCGACAACGCGGTCGACGAGGCGCTGGGTGATTTCTGTGCGTCGATCGACGTAATCCTGCATGCCGACGGCTCGGTCGAGGTGCGCGACGACGGCCGGGGTATTCCGGTGGACACCGAACCGCGCACCGGCCTGTCCGGTGTCGAGGTGGTGATGACCAAGCTGCATGCCGGTGGCAAGTTCGGCGGCGGGTCGTACGCGGCCACCGGGGGCCTGCACGGCGTGGGTGCCTCGGTGGTCAACGCGCTGTCCGCGCGGCTGGACGTCGAGGTGGACCGGGAGGGCGCCACGCACCGGATCAGCTTCCAGCGCGGCACGGCGGGCAGCTTCGCGGGCGAGGGACCGAAGGCGAAGTTCACCGCGGGCTCCGGCCTGACCAAGGTGCGCCGGGTGGCCAAGCGGGTGACCGGGACGCGCATCCGGTTCTGGCCGGACCGGCAGATCTTTCTGGCCGAGGCGGCGTTGTCGCTGCCCGATCTGCAGGCACGGGCGCGGCAGACCGCGTTCCTGGTGCCGGGGCTGACCATTCGGATCAGCGACGCGCGGGGTCGCGGTGAGCCGGTCGAGGAGACCTACTGCTTCACCGGCGGAATCACCGAGTTCTGCGGCTTCCTGGCCCCGGATACGCCGCTGATGGACACCCTGCGGGTGGCGGGCGCGGAGACGTTCACCGAGTCGGTGCCGGTGCTCGACGAGGCCGGACACATGACCGTGACCGAGGTGGAGCGCGAGCTCGGCGTGGACATCGCGCTGCGCTGGGGGACCGGCTACGACAGCACCGTGCGTTCGTTCGTGAACATCATTGCCACCCCCAAGGGCGGCACCCACGTGGCGGGCTTCGAGCGCGCCCTGGTGAAGACCTTCGGTGACGTGGCGCGGGCCGCCAAGCTGCTCAAGACCGGCGACGAGGCCTTGATCAAGGAAGACGTGCTGGAGGGGCTTACTGCGATTGTGACGGTGCGTCTGGCCGAACCGCAGTTCGAGGGCCAGACCAAGGAGGTCCTCGGCACCCCGAACGCCTCGCGCATCGTGCAGCGGGTGGTGGACCGGGAGTTGCGGGCGTTCCTGACCTCCACCCGGCGCACGGACAAGCAGGTCGCCAAGACGGTGCTGGAGAAGGTTGTGGCGGCCGCCCGCACCCGGGTGGCGGCCCGTCAGCACAAGGAGCACCAGCGCCGCAAGAACGCACTGGAGACCTCCTCGCTGCCCGCGAAGCTGGCCGACTGCCGCAGTGAGGACGTCGACCGCAGCGAACTGTTCATCGTCGAGGGTGACTCGGCGTTGGGCACCGCGAAGATGGCCCGCAATTCGGAGTTCCAGGCGCTGCTGCCGATCCGCGGCAAGATCCTCAACGTGCAGAAGGCCGGCGTCGGTGACGTGCTGAAGAACGCCGAGTGCGCCTCGATCATTCAGGTGATCGGGGCCGGGTCCGGGCGCACCTTCGACATCGAAGCCGCGCGCTACGGGAAGATCATCCTGATGACCGACGCCGACGTCGACGGCGCGCACATCCGGACCCTGCTGCTCACCCTGATCCACCGTTACCTGCGGCCCCTGGTGGACGCCGGGCGGGTGTACGCGGCGATGCCGCCGCTGCACCGCATCGAGGTGGTCAACCCCGGCAAGAAGGCCAACGAGATCCTCTACACCTACACCGACGCCGAACTGCGCAGCCTGCTCGCGGGCCTGGGCAAGAAGGGGCGCACCTGGAAGGACCCGCAGCGGTACAAGGGTCTGGGCGAGATGGATGCCGCGCAACTGAAGGACACCACGATGAGCCCGGCGACCCGCACGCTGCGCCGGATCAGCCCCGGTGACCTGGCTGAGTCCGAACAGGTCTTCAACCTGCTGATGGGCAGCGACGTGGCCCCGCGCAAGGAGTTCATCGTGAACTCCGCGGGCTCCCTGGACCGCTCCCGCATCGACGCCTGAATCCTCGTCAGGGGCTACGAGAGCGGGCCGGCGACGGCGGCGATGGGCTTGTCCAGTGGAACGCCTGAGCCGTCGCGGCGAGTGTCGGGCTCGGGCAGCACGATCGGTTCGCCCTTGCTTCCCGCGGCGCGGGCCGGGGTGAGGCCCGCCCAACCGAAGCGCAACACGTCCTCGCCACGCAGGAAGCGATGGCAGCGCACGCCGCCGGTGCCGCGGCCCTTGGCCGGGTACTCGCCGAACTGGGTGACCTTGATGGACCCGCCGCCGAAGTCCAACGTGCCACTGCTGCCCGCGACGGTGACCACTACGGCGTCCCAGGCGGGGTCCACCGCGCCGAATGAGATCGCGGTGGCATCACCGGCGACCCGCACCCCGGCCATGCCGGCGGCAGTGCGCCCCTGCGGATTGACTGCGGAGGCCGGGAAACGCAGGAGTTGCCCGTCACTGGTGACGAAGACCAAATCCGCGCCTGCGTCGGCGGGCGTGCTCGCCACGCCGACCACCCGATCGCCGGGTTTGAGCGCGATGACCTCCCAGTCGTCCTTGTTTGCGGGCACGTCGTGCTTGAGCCGCTTCACCACCCCGGTGGCGGTGCCGAGCGCCAACACCGGACCGTCGGGGTCGAGCGAGGCGAGCCCGATGACGCGTTCACCCTTCTGCAGTTGGCAGAACTCGCTGACCGCGCCACCGCCGGACAGCACCGGGGCGGTTGCCGTCGTGGGCAGTGCAGGCAGGTCCAGCACACCGACCCGCAGCATCAGTCCGGTCGAGGTGACCGCGCCGACGAAGCCGCGCACGGTGGTGGCCACCGCATGGGTGATCACGTCGTGCTTGGCCCGCTTGCCGTCGATGGGCAACGGCTCCACCCCGGCGGTACGGGCCAGCAGACCGGTGGAGGACAACAGCACCCAGCACGGGTCGTCGGTGACCTCCAACGGCACGGCGGCCGCCGGGGTGCCGGAGGACTCCAGCAGCACGGTGCGCCGCGGATCTGCGAACTTGTCGGCGACCTCCTTCATCTCCGCGGAGACCGCCTTGCGTAGCAGGGCGTCGGATTCCAGCAGCGCGGTCAGTTCCTCGATGCGGGCACGCAGTTCCTCACCCTCCCGCTCCAGCACCAGCGTGTCGTAGCGGGTCAGCCGGCGCAGCGGGGTGTCCAGGATGTAGGTGGCCTGGATCTCGGACAGGTCGAAGACATCCATCAACCGGGTGCGCGCCGCGGCGGTGTCGTCGCTGGTCCGGATGACCTGGATCACCTCGTCGATGTTGAGCAGTGCGATGCGCAGGCCGTCGACCAGGTGCAGGCGGTCGGCGGCCTTACCGCGCTGGAACTCCGAGCGCCGGCGGACCACCTCGAAGCGGTGCTCCAGGTAGACCTGCAGCAGTTCCTTCAGGCCCAGGGTCAGCGGTTGCCCGTCGACCAGGGCCACCGCGTTGATCGCGAAGGAGTCCTCCAGCGGGGTCAGCCGGTACAACTCGGCCAGCACCGCCTCCGGGTTGAAGCCGTTCTTGACCTTGATCTCCAAGCACAGCCCGCGCTGGTCGTCGGTGAGGTCGGTGACGTCGGCGATGCCGGCCAGCTTGCGGTTGCCGACCAGTTCCTTGATCCGCTCGATGACCTTCTCGGTGCCCACGCCGTAGGGCAGTTCGGTGACGTGGATGGCCTTCTGACGAGCCGTCACGCTTTCCACGTGGGCCTTGGCGCGGATGCGGAAGGAGCCCCGGCCGTTCTCGTACGCCTCACGGATGCCGTCCAGGCCGATGATGGTGCCGCCGGTGGGCAGATCCGGGCCGGGCACGAACCTCATCAACGCGTCCAGATCGGCCTTGGGGTGCGTGATCAGGTGCCGCGCGGCCGCGATGACCTCGCCGAGGTTGTGCGGGGCCATGTTGGTGGCCATGCCGACCGCGATGCCCGTTGCGCCGTTCACCAACAGGTTCGGGAACGCGGCGGGCAGCACCGTGGGTTCGGTCTCGCGGCCGTCGTAGTTGGGCGCGAAGTCCACGGTGTTCTCGTGGATGGAGCGGACCATCTCCATCGCCGACTCGGCCAGCCGGCATTCCGTGTAGCGCATGGCCGCGGGCCGGTCGTCCAGCGTGCCGAAGTTGCCCTGCCCGTGCACGGTGGGCAGCCGCATCCAGAAGGGCTGCACCATGCGCACCAGCGCGTCGTAGATCGCGCCGTCGCCGTGCGGGTGCAGTCGACCCATCACCTCGCCGACCACCCGGGCGGACTTCACCGTGGCGTTCTCGGGGCGCAGGCCCATCTCGGCCATCTGGTACAGGATGCGCCGGTGCACCGGCTTGAGACCGTCGCGTGCATCGGGCAGCGCGCGGGAGTAGATGACCGAGTAGGCGTACTCGAGGAACGAGCCGCGCATCTCCTCGGCGACGTCGGTGTCGATGATGCGCTCTTCGGGGGTTGCCGGCGGCGGGGTGGTGGCCATGCCGCCATTCTGGCCGGCGAGGCCGGCTGCGTCGGGTAGCGGCGCGCTCAGTGCGCCAGGGCCACGGCAATCCGGGCGGCCAGCGCGGCGTTGGATTCCACCAGGGCGACGTTGGCGGCCACGGCGGACGGGCCCAGTCGTTGTTGCAGTTCGGCGAGCAGGAAGGGGGTGACCGCCTGGCCGCGTACGCCGGTGTGCTCGGCGGCGGCCAGTGCCGCGTCCAGTGCGGCGTCGTGTGCGGCCGGGTCCAGCGCGGCCCCGGCGGGCACCGGGTTGACCACCAGCACCCCGCCGCCGCCCAGCGCGCGGTGCTCGCGGATGACCCGGGCGACCGCGGCGGGGTCGTCCAGTCGCCAGCCGACGGGCAGGCCGGCGTCGGCCAGGTAGAAGCCGGGGAAGGTGTCCGTGCGGTAGCCGAGCACCGGCACCCCGAGGGTCTCCAGTTGCTCCAGCGTGCCGGGCACATCGAGCAGCGATTTCACCCCGGAGCAGACCACCGCGATCGG contains the following coding sequences:
- a CDS encoding pseudouridine-5'-phosphate glycosidase, whose translation is MSRARVHRDVERALAAGRAVVALESTIITHGLPRPDNLALARRLEQVVTEGGAVPATVGVLDGQVHVGLTDPELATLAERGDVRKLSVRDLAPAMATGGTGGTTVSATAHLAARAGIAVFATGGLGGVHRGAAVSRDVSADLDTLARTPIAVVCSGVKSLLDVPGTLEQLETLGVPVLGYRTDTFPGFYLADAGLPVGWRLDDPAAVARVIREHRALGGGGVLVVNPVPAGAALDPAAHDAALDAALAAAEHTGVRGQAVTPFLLAELQQRLGPSAVAANVALVESNAALAARIAVALAH
- a CDS encoding DNA topoisomerase IV subunit A — translated: MATTPPPATPEERIIDTDVAEEMRGSFLEYAYSVIYSRALPDARDGLKPVHRRILYQMAEMGLRPENATVKSARVVGEVMGRLHPHGDGAIYDALVRMVQPFWMRLPTVHGQGNFGTLDDRPAAMRYTECRLAESAMEMVRSIHENTVDFAPNYDGRETEPTVLPAAFPNLLVNGATGIAVGMATNMAPHNLGEVIAAARHLITHPKADLDALMRFVPGPDLPTGGTIIGLDGIREAYENGRGSFRIRAKAHVESVTARQKAIHVTELPYGVGTEKVIERIKELVGNRKLAGIADVTDLTDDQRGLCLEIKVKNGFNPEAVLAELYRLTPLEDSFAINAVALVDGQPLTLGLKELLQVYLEHRFEVVRRRSEFQRGKAADRLHLVDGLRIALLNIDEVIQVIRTSDDTAAARTRLMDVFDLSEIQATYILDTPLRRLTRYDTLVLEREGEELRARIEELTALLESDALLRKAVSAEMKEVADKFADPRRTVLLESSGTPAAAVPLEVTDDPCWVLLSSTGLLARTAGVEPLPIDGKRAKHDVITHAVATTVRGFVGAVTSTGLMLRVGVLDLPALPTTATAPVLSGGGAVSEFCQLQKGERVIGLASLDPDGPVLALGTATGVVKRLKHDVPANKDDWEVIALKPGDRVVGVASTPADAGADLVFVTSDGQLLRFPASAVNPQGRTAAGMAGVRVAGDATAISFGAVDPAWDAVVVTVAGSSGTLDFGGGSIKVTQFGEYPAKGRGTGGVRCHRFLRGEDVLRFGWAGLTPARAAGSKGEPIVLPEPDTRRDGSGVPLDKPIAAVAGPLS
- a CDS encoding DNA topoisomerase IV subunit B translates to MTTLAPARTSSTTGNDTVETSGSAYTARHLLVLEGLEAVRKRPGMYVGSTDSRGLMHCVWEIIDNAVDEALGDFCASIDVILHADGSVEVRDDGRGIPVDTEPRTGLSGVEVVMTKLHAGGKFGGGSYAATGGLHGVGASVVNALSARLDVEVDREGATHRISFQRGTAGSFAGEGPKAKFTAGSGLTKVRRVAKRVTGTRIRFWPDRQIFLAEAALSLPDLQARARQTAFLVPGLTIRISDARGRGEPVEETYCFTGGITEFCGFLAPDTPLMDTLRVAGAETFTESVPVLDEAGHMTVTEVERELGVDIALRWGTGYDSTVRSFVNIIATPKGGTHVAGFERALVKTFGDVARAAKLLKTGDEALIKEDVLEGLTAIVTVRLAEPQFEGQTKEVLGTPNASRIVQRVVDRELRAFLTSTRRTDKQVAKTVLEKVVAAARTRVAARQHKEHQRRKNALETSSLPAKLADCRSEDVDRSELFIVEGDSALGTAKMARNSEFQALLPIRGKILNVQKAGVGDVLKNAECASIIQVIGAGSGRTFDIEAARYGKIILMTDADVDGAHIRTLLLTLIHRYLRPLVDAGRVYAAMPPLHRIEVVNPGKKANEILYTYTDAELRSLLAGLGKKGRTWKDPQRYKGLGEMDAAQLKDTTMSPATRTLRRISPGDLAESEQVFNLLMGSDVAPRKEFIVNSAGSLDRSRIDA